The following proteins come from a genomic window of Triticum aestivum cultivar Chinese Spring chromosome 6A, IWGSC CS RefSeq v2.1, whole genome shotgun sequence:
- the LOC123129500 gene encoding uncharacterized protein, whose protein sequence is MEEGEQQVRRQIQTPPTMERDGEEIEVAAPLGSTSRSTKHTSRIAIQKVTEVVAALSDYKRFLVEEIGFEGVLRIPMIQKINLKFSKFLMTKVDVKEHCIILRDGGTPITFYPEDFHKVFGIPCGQRDIHGKDADITFEAIEFIRNSIGWTEKSDRSLSSLEVFIGKEINELSSRLEKDSFKMAFVAFVMGSLFAPCTKHDHSTIDYWGAIKDAENISLFNWCKYSFNFLLEAVCKLKLETHANITPNHLSGCHLFFQVNPSKSQLDRPNSLK, encoded by the coding sequence ATGGAAGAAGGAGAACAACAAGTCAGACGGCAGATCCAGACCCCGCCCACAATGGAAAGAGATGGAGAAGAAATAGAAGTAGCAGCTCCGTTGGGATCGACAAGCAGGTCCACTAAACACACATCTAGGATAGCTATTCAGAAAGTAACAGAGGTCGTTGCTGCATTATCGGATTACAAAAGATTCCTTGTTGAGGAGATTGGCTTCGAGGGTGTACTGCGTATCCCCATGATTCAGAAAATCAATCTCAAGTTCAGCAAGTTCCTCATGACCAAGGTGGATGTGAAAGAGCATTGCATCATCCTGAGAGACGGTGGAACGCCAATTACTTTTTATCCAGAGGATTTCCACAAAGTGTTTGGCATCCCATGTGGTCAACGAGACATCCATGGGAAAGATGCAGACATCACATTTGAAGCAATCGAGTTCATCAGGAACTCTATAGGGTGGACAGAGAAATCTGATCGCAGCTTAAGTTCGCTTGAAGTGTTCATCGGCAAGGAAATAAACGAACTATCCAGCCGTCTAGAAAAGGATTCCTTCAAGATGGCGTTTGTTGCGTTTGTGATGGGCAGTCTGTTCGCACCGTGCACCAAACATGATCACTCAACCATCGACTACTGGGGCGCCATCAAGGATGCGGAAAACATCTCCCTCTTCAATTGGTGCAAATATTCATTCAATTTTTTACTAGAAGCAGTCTGCAAACTGAAGTTGGAAACACATGCAAACATAACACCCAACCACCTCTCTGGGTGTCACCTTTTCTTTCAGGTAAATCCATCAAAATCACAGTTGGATAGGCCAAATTCACTAAAATAA